Proteins from one Myxococcales bacterium genomic window:
- a CDS encoding UvrD-helicase domain-containing protein → MQCEETRARELRAALRRRFKAVLIDEFQDTDPVQFEIFQAAFGGSEHPLFLIGDPKQAIYAFRGADVFAYLDAAKGAARFSMGVSYRSDPGLIAAVNQLFLPAGSFLIDGINYSAIQARPGAKNGVVAPHAAPGSDTASLELLFVERNDASTAVKKAVARRTAARVVAADIARLLGEKGQHPAPRRAGADQRDGSRGPHSHQCPVAHRARRAA, encoded by the coding sequence ATGCAGTGCGAGGAGACACGGGCGCGGGAGCTCAGGGCAGCGCTGCGGCGGCGCTTCAAGGCCGTCTTGATCGACGAGTTTCAGGACACCGATCCCGTGCAGTTCGAGATCTTTCAGGCTGCGTTTGGCGGCAGCGAGCATCCTCTCTTTTTGATCGGCGATCCGAAGCAGGCCATCTACGCCTTCCGTGGCGCGGACGTGTTCGCGTACCTCGACGCGGCCAAGGGCGCCGCGCGCTTCAGCATGGGTGTCAGTTACCGCTCGGACCCGGGGCTGATTGCCGCGGTCAATCAGCTGTTCTTGCCGGCCGGCAGTTTTCTGATCGACGGCATCAACTATTCTGCCATCCAGGCGCGCCCTGGCGCGAAGAACGGGGTGGTCGCGCCGCACGCGGCGCCGGGTTCGGACACGGCATCTCTCGAGCTGCTCTTCGTCGAGCGCAACGACGCGTCCACCGCGGTGAAAAAGGCGGTCGCGCGGCGCACGGCGGCCCGGGTGGTGGCGGCGGACATCGCGCGGCTGCTCGGCGAAAAAGGCCAGCATCCTGCGCCGAGGCGAGCCGGTGCCGATCAGCGCGACGGATCTCGCGGTCCTCACTCGCACCAATGCCCAGTCGCTCATCGTGCAAGACGCGCTGCGTGA
- a CDS encoding PD-(D/E)XK nuclease family protein, producing MPISATDLAVLTRTNAQSLIVQDALRERGIPSVVIVDESVFVSEEAEDLQAVLGAVLDPGSRLDLRRAVATSLVGVSGDEIAASEGDAGFWHEWATRFRSWHDLWVERGFIRMFRALLADTAAAKRLLERVGGERRLTNVLHLGELLHNAAMERNLGPGALLAWLAEQRAGRGAAVERAEIRLESDDARVKILTVHKAKGLEFPVVYCPFLWDSVGGKMEGPCRFHDASGRAMLDVDVDAERRKANVARAKWEGFAEELRVVYVALTRAQHRTVALWGGFKTAGASAAACLLFPPGALPPPALPEPGRLDKQTDAQLTAPLEAFAARVGESVAVRRVPWSYDAQLAPSPETLGPVLEARKVEHAIRSWRHTSSFSSLTRRELAGQLDADEGRDRDEEEQAVDAGSFLEAAGAGVDDVAASVGTPSGLTRITLDGFPRGRRTGDLFHDLLEHIDFASVTDAELTELADAKLDGYGLSRSFAAAEGAERRGQLVRAIRETLVTPLSDGGPCLRDITPEHKFAELEFRMPVGADTSSLTRKALARAFREHPSDAPAGALPRSYAERVEQLGFRALSGFLKGYIDLVFEHAGRWYVVDYKTNHLGDHWDDYRTPAMIDALGHSHYFLQYHLYALTLHRHLRHFQRGYSYAEHFGGVFYLFVKGMHPDAAAGNGVFFEKPPLARLEALSSAIAGRARDALEQGGAA from the coding sequence GTGCCGATCAGCGCGACGGATCTCGCGGTCCTCACTCGCACCAATGCCCAGTCGCTCATCGTGCAAGACGCGCTGCGTGAGCGTGGCATTCCGTCCGTCGTCATCGTCGACGAGAGTGTGTTCGTCTCCGAAGAAGCGGAAGATCTCCAGGCGGTGCTCGGCGCGGTGCTCGACCCGGGAAGCCGGCTCGATCTGCGGCGGGCGGTCGCCACGTCACTCGTCGGCGTGAGCGGTGACGAGATTGCCGCCAGCGAGGGTGACGCCGGCTTCTGGCACGAGTGGGCGACCCGGTTTCGCAGCTGGCACGATCTCTGGGTCGAGCGGGGCTTCATTCGCATGTTTCGAGCCCTGCTCGCCGACACGGCGGCGGCGAAGCGCTTGCTCGAGCGCGTGGGCGGAGAACGTCGCCTCACGAACGTGCTCCACCTGGGTGAGTTGCTCCACAACGCTGCGATGGAGAGGAACCTGGGTCCTGGCGCATTGCTCGCGTGGCTCGCCGAGCAACGAGCGGGCCGGGGTGCAGCCGTCGAACGCGCCGAGATCCGCCTCGAGAGCGACGACGCGCGGGTGAAGATCCTCACCGTGCACAAGGCCAAGGGGCTCGAGTTCCCCGTCGTGTACTGCCCGTTCTTGTGGGACTCGGTCGGAGGAAAAATGGAAGGGCCGTGTCGTTTCCACGATGCGAGCGGCCGCGCGATGTTGGATGTCGATGTCGACGCCGAGCGCCGCAAGGCCAATGTGGCCCGGGCCAAATGGGAGGGTTTTGCCGAGGAGCTCCGGGTCGTCTACGTCGCGCTCACGCGGGCGCAACATCGTACCGTCGCGCTGTGGGGTGGGTTCAAGACCGCGGGCGCCTCGGCTGCCGCGTGCCTGCTCTTTCCTCCGGGCGCACTTCCGCCGCCGGCGCTGCCCGAGCCCGGGCGCCTGGACAAACAGACCGACGCGCAGCTCACGGCGCCGCTCGAAGCGTTCGCAGCGCGGGTGGGGGAGTCGGTGGCGGTGCGCAGGGTGCCCTGGAGCTACGATGCTCAGCTCGCGCCGTCGCCCGAGACTTTGGGCCCCGTGCTCGAGGCGCGGAAGGTGGAGCACGCGATCCGCTCTTGGCGTCACACCAGCAGCTTCTCGAGCCTCACGCGTCGAGAGCTCGCGGGACAGCTCGACGCGGACGAAGGGCGAGATCGCGATGAGGAGGAGCAAGCCGTCGATGCGGGTTCGTTCCTGGAGGCGGCGGGCGCCGGCGTAGACGATGTTGCCGCGAGTGTCGGCACGCCGAGCGGGCTCACCCGGATCACGCTGGATGGTTTCCCCCGCGGCCGACGCACCGGAGACCTGTTTCACGACCTCCTCGAGCACATCGACTTCGCCAGCGTGACCGACGCGGAGCTCACGGAGCTCGCGGACGCCAAGCTCGACGGGTACGGGCTCAGCCGCAGCTTCGCAGCCGCTGAGGGCGCCGAGCGGCGCGGGCAGTTGGTTCGGGCGATCCGAGAGACGCTGGTGACACCGCTCTCGGATGGTGGGCCGTGCCTGCGGGACATCACACCGGAGCACAAGTTCGCGGAGCTCGAGTTCCGCATGCCCGTTGGAGCGGACACCAGCTCGCTCACGCGCAAGGCGCTGGCCCGGGCGTTTCGCGAACATCCGAGCGATGCTCCAGCTGGGGCCTTGCCGCGGAGTTATGCCGAGCGCGTCGAGCAGCTCGGCTTCCGCGCGCTCAGCGGGTTTCTCAAGGGCTACATCGATCTCGTGTTCGAGCATGCGGGGCGCTGGTACGTCGTCGACTACAAGACGAATCACCTGGGCGATCACTGGGACGACTACCGGACGCCTGCGATGATCGACGCGCTCGGCCACTCGCACTATTTCTTGCAGTACCACCTGTACGCGCTGACGCTGCACCGTCACCTCCGGCATTTTCAGCGGGGGTATTCCTACGCCGAGCATTTCGGTGGGGTCTTCTATCTGTTCGTGAAGGGCATGCATCCCGATGCCGCGGCGGGCAACGGTGTGTTCTTCGAAAAGCCCCCGCTCGCCCGCCTCGAAGCGCTCTCCTCGGCGATCGCCGGCCGCGCCAGGGACGCGCTCGAGCAGGGAGGTGCCGCATGA
- the recD gene encoding exodeoxyribonuclease V subunit alpha, whose amino-acid sequence MSGSARAGRGAELGMAAHLVEQGVLSHLDHELARALLEIAGESSEEVALGAAFASWAIARGHVCVDLKRLRTRRFHDEAGEALPGIELPAHEAWISALTASKLVAVDPVEPGEQEPLSPRPLVLAGGTRLYLSRYFDYERKLAAALLGKSRVLFGDLDGALLSRGLEALFPQATAGTDGQRRAALLATMRGLSVISGGPGTGKTYSVAKVLGLLQEQALGREQAPLRILLLAPTGKAAARLGEAIGQSLAALPEELRGLIPAQAATLHRALGYQRSRPTHFRHDRENPLPADVVVVDEASMVDLALMTKLVDAVHPNARLILLGDKDQLASVEAGAILGDIYGGNPNDGYSCGMAERALELTGGTLPVSPTRPDAGLHDCMVHLTHVHRFAGSGAIAALAAAVRAGDQAAAFAALDAPGDEIVLCPVEPGASLETVFGRLVVERFAGLGSALLADKLEILASFRFLCAHRRGAFGVHALNRFVADHLTASGVLEARADWYDGRPVLITANDYSLELFNGDVGVISAAPTAAAGDEPPRSLVACFPGTGGEGVRSFAPGQLPPHETVFAMSVHKAQGSELSEVALVLPERVSPVLTRELIYTGITRAKQKVRIYGSREVLAQAIEARVERASGLGNALWGNPRG is encoded by the coding sequence ATGAGCGGCTCAGCACGCGCGGGACGCGGCGCCGAGCTCGGCATGGCGGCGCATCTCGTCGAGCAAGGTGTGCTGTCGCACCTCGATCACGAGCTGGCGAGAGCGCTGCTCGAGATCGCTGGCGAGAGCTCGGAGGAGGTAGCACTGGGCGCCGCGTTCGCGAGCTGGGCCATCGCGCGGGGTCACGTGTGTGTCGACCTGAAGCGCCTGCGCACCCGGCGCTTCCACGACGAAGCGGGTGAGGCCCTGCCGGGCATCGAGTTGCCGGCGCACGAAGCCTGGATCTCCGCGCTCACCGCGAGCAAGCTGGTGGCGGTCGATCCCGTCGAGCCGGGCGAACAAGAGCCTCTCTCGCCTCGCCCGCTGGTGCTCGCGGGTGGCACTCGGCTCTACCTTTCGCGGTACTTCGACTACGAGCGCAAGCTCGCTGCGGCGCTCCTCGGAAAGAGTCGCGTGCTCTTCGGCGATCTGGATGGCGCTCTGCTCTCCCGCGGGCTCGAAGCGCTCTTTCCCCAGGCGACCGCGGGCACCGACGGTCAGCGCCGAGCCGCGCTCTTGGCGACGATGCGCGGGCTCAGCGTGATCTCCGGCGGACCCGGCACGGGCAAGACGTACAGCGTCGCGAAGGTGCTGGGTCTACTCCAGGAGCAGGCGCTCGGCCGCGAGCAGGCGCCGCTCCGGATCTTGCTGCTGGCGCCGACGGGCAAGGCGGCGGCGCGCCTGGGTGAGGCCATCGGCCAGAGCCTCGCGGCCTTACCCGAGGAGCTGCGTGGGCTGATCCCTGCGCAGGCTGCGACCTTGCACCGGGCGCTCGGTTATCAACGGAGCCGGCCCACCCACTTCCGTCACGACCGCGAGAACCCGCTGCCCGCCGACGTCGTCGTCGTCGATGAAGCGTCGATGGTGGATCTGGCGTTGATGACCAAACTGGTCGATGCCGTGCACCCGAACGCTCGCTTGATCTTGCTCGGTGACAAGGACCAGCTGGCTTCGGTGGAAGCGGGCGCGATCTTGGGTGACATCTACGGTGGCAACCCCAATGACGGTTACTCGTGCGGCATGGCCGAGCGCGCGCTCGAGCTGACGGGAGGCACCCTCCCGGTCTCTCCGACTCGGCCCGATGCGGGTCTCCACGATTGCATGGTGCACCTCACGCACGTGCACCGATTTGCCGGCAGTGGGGCCATCGCCGCGCTCGCGGCCGCGGTACGTGCAGGGGATCAGGCCGCCGCGTTTGCGGCCCTGGACGCGCCAGGTGACGAGATCGTGTTGTGTCCGGTCGAGCCTGGCGCTTCGCTCGAGACCGTGTTCGGTCGGCTCGTGGTCGAGCGGTTTGCCGGACTCGGCAGCGCGTTGCTCGCGGACAAACTCGAGATCTTGGCGTCGTTCCGCTTCCTGTGCGCGCACCGGCGCGGGGCCTTCGGAGTGCATGCCCTGAACCGCTTCGTCGCTGACCACCTCACGGCTTCGGGGGTGCTCGAGGCGCGCGCGGATTGGTACGACGGTCGGCCGGTGTTGATCACCGCGAACGACTACTCCCTCGAGCTGTTCAACGGGGACGTGGGTGTGATCTCCGCCGCTCCGACCGCGGCGGCCGGAGACGAGCCGCCGCGGTCGCTGGTTGCGTGTTTCCCCGGCACGGGCGGCGAGGGTGTCAGGAGTTTCGCGCCGGGTCAGTTGCCCCCGCACGAGACTGTGTTTGCGATGAGTGTTCACAAGGCGCAGGGCTCCGAGCTCAGCGAGGTGGCGCTCGTGCTGCCGGAGCGGGTGTCCCCGGTCCTGACCCGCGAGCTGATCTACACGGGCATCACTCGCGCCAAGCAGAAGGTCCGCATCTACGGGTCTCGCGAGGTGCTCGCTCAGGCCATCGAAGCGCGGGTCGAGCGGGCGTCGGGCCTGGGCAATGCCCTGTGGGGAAACCCGCGAGGTTGA
- a CDS encoding right-handed parallel beta-helix repeat-containing protein, whose protein sequence is MARNQLAFIRESLFALGLASLLAGCSIRTTTSEPASAPRAQGGLSMRGSVQARATGAAFETRGADAEDGSGNSISLGSSIECHGVNEMTVQDRVIETGGNGVEAHGACKLTLLRCTIRAGGVGLAAHGSSQIVLKDSKVEGGTAALMLHGASRVETQNTQFKGRIEKHGMAALDDRGGNAWN, encoded by the coding sequence ATGGCACGAAATCAACTCGCCTTCATCCGAGAATCCTTGTTCGCTCTTGGCCTCGCGAGTCTGCTCGCCGGCTGCAGCATTCGCACCACGACCAGCGAGCCCGCGTCCGCGCCGCGCGCCCAGGGCGGGTTATCGATGCGTGGTTCGGTGCAGGCGCGCGCGACCGGCGCCGCGTTCGAGACTCGGGGCGCCGACGCCGAAGACGGCTCAGGGAATTCAATCAGCCTGGGCAGCAGCATCGAGTGTCACGGGGTCAATGAAATGACCGTGCAAGACCGGGTGATCGAGACCGGTGGCAACGGAGTCGAAGCCCACGGGGCGTGCAAGCTGACCTTGCTTCGCTGCACCATCCGCGCCGGTGGCGTGGGCCTCGCCGCCCACGGCAGCAGCCAGATCGTGCTCAAGGACAGCAAGGTCGAGGGCGGAACGGCCGCCCTGATGCTCCACGGCGCAAGCCGCGTCGAGACCCAGAACACTCAGTTCAAGGGCCGCATCGAGAAACACGGCATGGCAGCCCTCGACGATCGCGGGGGCAACGCCTGGAACTGA
- a CDS encoding DUF4215 domain-containing protein codes for MSLLRLARRLSIPVAFFTLVGCGGNPEIASSDTGGTGGSTGGSTSTGGSGGSGGGIVFDAGPDADDGSTEDVCVGCDAAAICGDGVVEAPELCDDGNATPGDGCSGVCMLEPGYSCPVPGQACVPTKAVCGDGIISGSEACDDGNSKAGDGCSDSCDVEQGYACQTPGQPCTPVVTAACGDGAVNSGEQCDDGNTTANDGCDAACKLEQGWLCPTPNKACVKNEYCGDSTVQSSKGETCDDGNSTPGDGCSGICVLEPGYACPNPGKACVSIWVCGNGKVDPGETCDDGNTSPSDGCAADCTQVEPGYTCPATGGPCTKVPPNTCGDGIVAGLEQCDDGNTASSDGCTATCLAEPGYNCPTPGKLCVPIAVCGNGKLEAGEACDDGNTNPGDGCGVQCQLEPLYTCPTPGQLCVSTVKCGDSVVAGTELCDDGNVLSLDGCSATCVLEPGWTCPNAGAKCVAKKCGDGIIAGLEQCDDNNAVANDGCSPTCKLEQGWACVTVGTKSVCHATTCGDSTKEGFEQCDDGNKIPYDGCSPYCKIEPSCANGQCTPVCGDGLKFPQEACDDGNTSSGDGCSATCQIESGWSCNVVIEAPPPKLDIPILYRDFLYRGTSSPGPGHPDFQWNIAAATGLVKAALGADGKPVFNSSTGSGATQLITDATSFCWWYHDTGCAGAGSTNTYSKLVYTTNGLPNGPPTLLTLNQGAGNTYQFSSAAFFPVDGLGWGNAQTYNNHNFAFTSELRYQFTYQGGATPEVFDFTGDDDVYVFINGKLAVDLGGVHGATNGTITLNAAQATTLGLTVGGMYEIAVFQAERHTTESNYKLTLSNFVHAKSVCNTFCGDAIVAGTEVCDNGTANNTGGYGKCNPDCTRGPFCGDATPQIPPEACDDGSNAVTYGGSSKQCGPGCGFAPYCGDAVVSNGEQCDDGTANNTGAYNKCGPGCTLGPRCGDNAVQAGNGEQCDDGANNGATSSKCTATCQLKCGNGAADPGEECDNGAANNTGGYGKCNPDCTEGPRCGDGIKNGTEQCDDGKNDGSYGGCNPGCTLANYCGDGTLTNPPESCDQGAANSATAYGKTLCTNACKPAPYCGDKAVDAVYGETCDDGVNSGQAGSCTSDCKNFVPLVSCGDGTVQPPEQCDKGSANGTPASNCDTHCHLRCGNGVKETGEQCDNGVNDGSYGTCNPDCTLPGYCGDGIKNGPEKCDNGSSNVPVGSAYGGGTCTVICQWAPYCGDGYVQGAFGEQCDGQTGCGPNCKWTNPK; via the coding sequence ATGTCGTTGCTGCGCCTTGCTCGTCGCCTGTCGATCCCCGTCGCTTTTTTCACGTTGGTCGGGTGCGGCGGTAACCCAGAGATCGCGAGCTCCGACACGGGTGGGACGGGCGGCTCGACGGGCGGCTCGACGAGCACCGGGGGCAGCGGTGGCTCCGGCGGCGGCATCGTCTTCGACGCAGGGCCGGATGCCGACGACGGCAGCACCGAGGACGTCTGCGTCGGCTGTGATGCCGCTGCAATTTGCGGCGATGGCGTCGTCGAGGCTCCGGAGCTGTGCGACGACGGCAACGCGACCCCGGGTGACGGCTGCTCCGGTGTCTGCATGCTGGAGCCGGGCTACAGCTGCCCAGTCCCAGGTCAGGCCTGCGTACCAACGAAGGCCGTGTGCGGCGACGGCATCATCAGCGGCAGCGAGGCGTGCGACGACGGCAACAGCAAGGCCGGGGATGGCTGCAGCGACAGCTGCGACGTCGAACAGGGCTACGCCTGCCAGACTCCGGGGCAGCCTTGCACGCCGGTGGTCACAGCGGCCTGCGGTGATGGCGCAGTGAATTCGGGTGAGCAGTGTGACGACGGCAACACGACAGCCAACGACGGCTGCGACGCCGCCTGCAAGCTCGAGCAGGGATGGCTCTGCCCCACGCCGAACAAGGCCTGCGTCAAGAACGAGTACTGCGGAGACTCGACCGTTCAGTCGAGCAAGGGCGAGACCTGCGACGACGGAAACAGCACCCCCGGCGACGGCTGCTCCGGCATCTGTGTGCTCGAGCCAGGGTATGCCTGCCCGAACCCGGGCAAGGCCTGTGTGTCGATCTGGGTCTGCGGCAACGGCAAGGTGGATCCCGGCGAGACCTGCGACGACGGCAACACGTCGCCCAGCGACGGCTGCGCAGCAGACTGCACGCAGGTGGAGCCCGGATACACCTGTCCCGCGACGGGCGGCCCGTGCACCAAGGTGCCCCCGAACACTTGTGGTGACGGCATCGTTGCTGGGCTCGAGCAGTGCGACGATGGCAACACCGCGTCGAGCGACGGCTGCACGGCCACGTGTCTGGCCGAACCTGGCTACAACTGCCCGACTCCCGGCAAGCTGTGTGTGCCGATCGCCGTCTGCGGCAACGGCAAGCTCGAGGCGGGTGAAGCCTGCGACGACGGCAATACGAACCCCGGCGACGGCTGCGGTGTGCAGTGCCAGCTGGAGCCGCTCTACACCTGCCCCACTCCAGGTCAACTGTGTGTCTCGACGGTGAAGTGCGGCGACTCCGTGGTCGCGGGCACCGAACTGTGTGACGACGGAAACGTCTTGAGCCTGGATGGCTGCAGCGCGACCTGTGTGCTCGAGCCCGGCTGGACCTGCCCGAACGCCGGCGCCAAGTGCGTAGCCAAGAAGTGCGGAGACGGCATCATCGCGGGGCTCGAGCAGTGCGACGACAACAACGCGGTCGCGAACGACGGCTGCAGCCCGACCTGCAAGCTCGAACAAGGCTGGGCCTGCGTGACCGTCGGCACCAAGAGTGTGTGCCACGCCACGACCTGCGGCGACTCGACCAAAGAGGGCTTCGAGCAGTGTGACGACGGCAACAAGATCCCTTACGACGGCTGCTCACCGTACTGCAAAATCGAGCCGTCCTGCGCCAACGGCCAGTGCACGCCCGTCTGCGGAGATGGCCTGAAATTCCCCCAGGAGGCCTGCGACGACGGCAACACCTCGAGCGGTGACGGTTGCTCCGCAACCTGCCAGATCGAGAGCGGCTGGAGCTGCAACGTGGTGATCGAAGCGCCGCCGCCGAAGCTCGACATCCCGATCCTCTACCGCGACTTCCTGTATCGCGGCACCAGCAGCCCTGGACCCGGGCACCCCGATTTTCAATGGAACATCGCCGCCGCGACCGGCCTGGTGAAGGCCGCGCTCGGCGCCGACGGCAAACCCGTGTTCAATTCGTCGACGGGCAGCGGCGCCACGCAGCTCATCACCGACGCCACATCGTTCTGCTGGTGGTACCACGACACCGGGTGCGCCGGAGCCGGGTCGACGAATACCTACTCCAAGCTCGTCTACACCACGAACGGTCTACCCAACGGCCCCCCCACCTTGCTGACCTTGAACCAGGGCGCGGGCAACACCTACCAGTTCAGCAGCGCCGCGTTCTTCCCGGTCGATGGCCTCGGCTGGGGCAACGCCCAGACCTACAACAATCACAATTTCGCCTTCACCAGCGAGCTCCGTTACCAGTTCACTTATCAAGGCGGGGCGACCCCCGAGGTGTTCGACTTCACGGGCGACGACGACGTCTACGTGTTCATCAACGGCAAGCTCGCCGTCGACCTGGGCGGTGTGCACGGCGCCACGAACGGGACCATCACGCTGAACGCCGCGCAGGCGACGACGCTTGGGTTGACGGTCGGCGGCATGTACGAAATCGCGGTCTTCCAGGCCGAACGCCACACCACGGAGTCGAACTACAAACTCACGTTGAGCAACTTCGTCCACGCCAAATCGGTGTGCAACACCTTCTGCGGCGACGCTATCGTGGCGGGCACCGAGGTGTGTGACAACGGGACCGCCAACAACACCGGCGGCTACGGAAAGTGCAATCCGGACTGCACCCGCGGCCCATTCTGCGGGGACGCCACTCCGCAAATCCCGCCCGAGGCCTGCGACGACGGATCGAACGCGGTCACCTACGGTGGCAGCAGCAAACAGTGTGGTCCCGGCTGCGGCTTCGCTCCCTACTGTGGCGACGCGGTCGTCTCCAACGGCGAGCAGTGCGACGACGGCACGGCCAACAACACCGGGGCGTACAACAAGTGCGGCCCCGGCTGCACGCTGGGCCCGCGCTGCGGTGACAATGCCGTCCAGGCCGGCAACGGTGAGCAGTGCGACGACGGCGCCAACAACGGCGCGACCAGCAGCAAATGCACCGCCACCTGCCAGCTGAAGTGCGGCAACGGCGCCGCCGACCCGGGCGAAGAGTGTGACAACGGCGCCGCCAACAACACCGGCGGTTACGGCAAGTGCAACCCGGACTGCACCGAGGGTCCACGCTGCGGCGACGGCATCAAGAACGGCACCGAGCAGTGTGATGACGGCAAGAACGACGGTAGCTACGGCGGTTGCAACCCGGGCTGCACGCTGGCGAACTACTGCGGGGACGGCACTCTGACCAACCCGCCGGAGTCGTGTGACCAGGGCGCCGCGAACAGCGCCACGGCCTACGGCAAGACCCTGTGTACCAACGCCTGCAAGCCGGCGCCGTACTGCGGGGACAAAGCCGTCGACGCCGTCTACGGCGAGACCTGCGACGACGGAGTCAACAGCGGGCAGGCGGGCTCGTGCACCTCCGACTGCAAGAACTTCGTACCGCTCGTGAGCTGCGGCGACGGCACCGTGCAGCCGCCGGAGCAGTGCGACAAGGGCAGCGCCAACGGCACCCCTGCCAGCAACTGCGACACCCACTGCCACCTGCGCTGCGGCAACGGCGTCAAAGAGACCGGCGAGCAGTGCGACAACGGGGTGAACGACGGCAGCTACGGGACGTGCAACCCCGACTGCACGTTGCCCGGTTACTGCGGTGACGGCATCAAGAACGGCCCGGAGAAGTGCGACAACGGCTCCTCCAACGTGCCCGTCGGTTCGGCGTACGGCGGCGGGACCTGCACCGTGATCTGTCAGTGGGCGCCCTACTGTGGCGATGGCTACGTGCAGGGCGCCTTTGGCGAGCAGTGCGACGGACAGACCGGCTGCGGCCCCAACTGCAAGTGGACGAATCCGAAGTGA